Proteins from one Maniola hyperantus chromosome 25, iAphHyp1.2, whole genome shotgun sequence genomic window:
- the LOC117993949 gene encoding uncharacterized protein has product MGKRKAQEEEAKIRKKIRKLEKKLAPTRRRIMRLPSSSSDENNDVNQSENDALCDPLSVYFDTTAVHDDERPDIVSATALPGTAVETTVLQDGGADSAVAGLEGSTDPELDGSILSLLGDAPENNSELGLPIHRDIATRWQEILQKGLKEDIKKDLIKLYPIPNNLEILIPPILNPEVKAALTEPLVKRDFAIFHRQKQTGIALSALGKSVDSIVNDPDKNLQNIEIKSALLRPISDACRILCDLYQLETKRRRTHIINSINNKMKDIVMDTVPGKYLFGDNISEKLKTAQGINRSGQILKVIPNKTPFSNSNKNTMTATPSNVKSLNQRTPYRKTAARSYMGKQRLQDRAAPATVATSSRQRHYRRSPPPPPRRQRQQRY; this is encoded by the exons ATGGGAAAACGGAAAGCACAGGAAGAGGAGGCAAAAATTAGgaagaaaataagaaaattggAAAAGAAATTGGCACCAACAAGAAGACGTATAATGCGTTTACCTTCCAGCTCAAGTGACGAAAACAACG ATGTCAATCAGTCGGAGAATGACGCATTATGTGATCCTTTGTCGGTTTATTTTGACACCACGGCCGTACATGACGATGAACGTCCAGATATCGTGTCAGCGACGGCATTACCTGGAACAGCTGTCGAAACGACAGTTTTGCAAGACGGTGGTGCCGATTCTGCAGTCGCAGGTCTGGAGGGAAGTACTGACCCTGAACTAGATGGTTCAATTCTTTCATTGTTGGGTGACGCCCCTGAGAATAATAGTGAATTAGGACTACCTATACATAGGGATATTGCCACTAGGTGGCAGGAGATTTTGCAGAAGGGTTTAAAAGAAGACATTAAAAAAGACCTAATCAAATTATATcctatacctaataatttagaaatattGATACCGCCAATCCTAAATCCCGAAGTAAAGGCAGCATTAACAGAGCCTCTAGTGAAACGAGATTTCGCTATATTTCACAGACAGAAGCAGACCGGGATAGCATTGTCTGCTCTTGGCAAATCGGTAGACTCGATAGTAAACGATCCCGATaagaatttacaaaatattgaaataaaatcagCCTTATTAAGACCGATTAGCGATGCCTGTCGCATTTTATGCGACTTATATCAACTTGAAACCAAGAGGAGAAGAACACATATcataaattcaataaataataagatgAAAGACATAGTTATGGACACAGTACCAGGGAAGTATCTTTTTGGTGACAATATATCAGAAAAACTCAAGACAGCCCAGGGTATTAATAGATCTGGGCAGATTTTAAAGGTCATACCAAATAAGACACCCTTCTCTAATTCAAACAAGAATACTATGACAGCTACACCTAGCAATGTCAAGTCTTTAAACCAGAGGACCCCGTATCGGAAAACAGCTGCACGTTCTTATATGGGGAAACAACGACTGCAGGATCGTGCAGCACCAGCAACGGTGGCAACAAGCAGCCGCCAGCGACACTACCGCCGCAGCCCGCCGCCGCCCCCTCGACGTCAGAGACAGCAGCGCTATTGA